In one window of Haliaeetus albicilla chromosome W, bHalAlb1.1, whole genome shotgun sequence DNA:
- the LOC138683516 gene encoding soluble lamin-associated protein of 75 kDa-like isoform X2, whose amino-acid sequence MMAFPVDMLNSYSHEDLENSAEDYLSNLRRGDPNCPEFLSLPDHGKVPISLSTVGFVPLYGEEQTHKVLALFAPEDLFTAVALHLADRWWSIDDILRTSVPSREGLQQVKSVGERVVLYVLNRIIYRKQEIERNEIPFLCHGSNDYAKIMWTKGEAVGFYSVKPTGSICSSSLTQSYQLPVLDTMFVRKKHRGKDFGLIMLEDFAGSFTEDTLGLRYPLSSFTYIACKHYLEKYPGDRDLLWEVEGAGCWFQRTPITTVLQREKLKIAAEVSQKENTSFQAEDYFQQSAAESEASGQKTELETQLRANSQKGKESIDVHASTSEDPDITPISIQTQSSHLKRPRIGKNSQESEPETSQGNEENVLHVSESRLELPADTFESSEDLVEEPEENAVENDEEMIVENEDRSVSEMELHASPPEKWSEKEETPSEPLNDEVTEEIGKTSLMAEEETANEFLGGESKLQSESQGEEPLTLFVPLILESPAKPSEDSVSEVLNANDSEALTEESTSVEKGTEDHHQESEKKLSSTENAAASAPKEESSDNGLPNSMVIEVAEESVSENILPKTASSVEDQNEEAGHNSQEAPVALSRSSLLVVELEGVSFQQPSGQEVQKNQLEEHMEESAEQMDQYTQTMAERAADSSSEEAEIEVPIVDRRNLRRKAKGYKGPPKKKGKPV is encoded by the exons ATGATGGCATTCCCTGTGGATATGTTGAACAGCTACAGTCATGAGGACTTGGAGAACTCTGCAGAGGACTACTTGTCTAACCTTCGGCGTGGGGATCCAAATTGTCCTGAATTCTTGTCCCTACCAGACCACGGCAAA GTTCCTATTAGCTTGTCAACTGTGGGCTTCGTTCCTCTTTATGGTGAAGAGCAGACACACAAAgttcttgctttgtttgcacCAGAGGACTTGTTCACAG CTGTAGCCCTGCATCTTGCTGACCGGTGGTGGTCAATTGATGACATCTTGAGAACATCTGTCCCTTCTAGAGAGGGGCTTCAGCAG GTGAAGTCTGTTGGAGAGAGGGTGGTTCTCTATGTTCTGAATCGAATTATCTATCGGAaacaagaaatagaaagaaatgaGATCCCATTTCTTTGTCATGGTAGCAACGACTATGCTAAGATCATGTGGACAAAAGGAGAGGCTGTTGGGTTCTATTCTGTTAAACCTACAG GAAGTATTTGTAGCTCTTCTCTTACTCAGAGTTATCAGCTGCCAGTGCTAGACACAATGTTTGTAAGAAAGAAACATCGTGGGAAAGACTTTGGGCTAATCATGTTGGAAGACTTTGCGGGTTCCTTTACTGAAGACACTCTTGGCCTACGATACCCACTGTCATCCTTCACGTACATAG CTTGTAAGCACTATCTTGAGAAGTACCCTGGGGATCGTGACCTTCTTTGGGAAGTGGAGGGAGCAGGATGTTGGTTCCAGAGAACACCTATTACCACTGtattgcaaagagaaaagctcAAAATTGCAG CAGAAGtctctcagaaagaaaatacaagtttcCAAGCAGAGGATTATTTTCAACAGTCTGCAGCAGAATCTGAAGCAAGTGGACAAAAGACTGAGCTAGAAACACAGCTAAGA GCTAACTCTCAAAAAGGTAAAGAATCAATAGATGTCCATGCAAGCACATCTGAAG accCTGACATAACTCCCATTTCCATTCAGACACAAAGCAGTCATTTAAAACGTCCCAGGATAGGAAAAAATAGCCAGGAATCTGAACCTGAAACTTCCCaaggaaatgaggaaaatgtTCTTCATGTGTCAGAAAGCAG GCTGGAACTTCCTGCCGACACATTTGAAAGCTCTGAAGACTTAGTAGAAGAACCTGAGGAGAATGCTGTTGAGAATGATGAGGAAATGATTGTTGAAAATGAGGACCGatctgtatcagaaatggagtTACATGCATCACCCCCTGAGAAATGGAGTGAGAAGGAG gAAACTCCATCTGAACCTCTTAATGATGAGGTAACAGAAGAAATTGGTAAGACCTCACTTATGGCTGAAGAGGAAACGGCAAATGAATTTCTAGGTGGTGAATCAAAATTGCAGTCTGAGAGTCAAGGAGAAGAACCCTTAACACTGTTTGTTCCATTAATCCTTGAGTCTCCAGCAAAACCTTCAGAAGATTCTGTATCAGAG gttttaaatgcaaatgattCAGAAGCGCTGACTGAAGAAAGCACATCAGTAGAGAAGGGCACTGAAGACCACCACCAAGAATCTGAAAAGAAGTTGTCATCCActgaaaatgcagctgcttCAGCACCCAAGGAAGAATCCTCTGACAATGGCCTGCCCAACTCTATGGTAATTGAAGTAGCAGAAGaatctgtttctgaaaatatattgcCCAAAACAGCTTCCTCAGTGGAAGATCAAAATGAGGAAGCAGGGCACAACTCTCAGGAGGCCCCTGTTGCTTTGAGTCGGAGCTCTTTGTTAGTGGTTGAACTCGAGGgtgtttcttttcagcagcCTTCTGGTCAGGAAGTACAGAAGAACCAGTTAGAAGAACACATGGAAGAGTCTGCTGAGCAGATGGATCAGTACACACAGACAATGGCAGAGCGGGCTGCTGACAGCAGCTCTGAGGAAGCAGAAATTGAGGTACCCATTGTAGATCGGAGAAACTTGCGAAGAAAAGCCAAAGGTTACAAAG GTCCAcccaagaaaaaaggaaagccggtttaa
- the LOC138683516 gene encoding soluble lamin-associated protein of 75 kDa-like isoform X1 yields MMAFPVDMLNSYSHEDLENSAEDYLSNLRRGDPNCPEFLSLPDHGKVPISLSTVGFVPLYGEEQTHKVLALFAPEDLFTAVALHLADRWWSIDDILRTSVPSREGLQQVKSVGERVVLYVLNRIIYRKQEIERNEIPFLCHGSNDYAKIMWTKGEAVGFYSVKPTGSICSSSLTQSYQLPVLDTMFVRKKHRGKDFGLIMLEDFAGSFTEDTLGLRYPLSSFTYIACKHYLEKYPGDRDLLWEVEGAGCWFQRTPITTVLQREKLKIAAEVSQKENTSFQAEDYFQQSAAESEASGQKTELETQLRANSQKGKESIDVHASTSEDPDITPISIQTQSSHLKRPRIGKNSQESEPETSQGNEENVLHVSESRLELPADTFESSEDLVEEPEENAVENDEEMIVENEDRSVSEMELHASPPEKWSEKEETPSEPLNDEVTEEIGKTSLMAEEETANEFLGGESKLQSESQGEEPLTLFVPLILESPAKPSEDSVSEVLNANDSEALTEESTSVEKGTEDHHQESEKKLSSTENAAASAPKEESSDNGLPNSMVIEVAEESVSENILPKTASSVEDQNEEAGHNSQEAPVALSRSSLLVVELEGVSFQQPSGQEVQKNQLEEHMEESAEQMDQYTQTMAERAADSSSEEAEIEVPIVDRRNLRRKAKGYKGPPKKKGKPV; encoded by the exons ATGATGGCATTCCCTGTGGATATGTTGAACAGCTACAGTCATGAGGACTTGGAGAACTCTGCAGAGGACTACTTGTCTAACCTTCGGCGTGGGGATCCAAATTGTCCTGAATTCTTGTCCCTACCAGACCACGGCAAA GTTCCTATTAGCTTGTCAACTGTGGGCTTCGTTCCTCTTTATGGTGAAGAGCAGACACACAAAgttcttgctttgtttgcacCAGAGGACTTGTTCACAG CTGTAGCCCTGCATCTTGCTGACCGGTGGTGGTCAATTGATGACATCTTGAGAACATCTGTCCCTTCTAGAGAGGGGCTTCAGCAG GTGAAGTCTGTTGGAGAGAGGGTGGTTCTCTATGTTCTGAATCGAATTATCTATCGGAaacaagaaatagaaagaaatgaGATCCCATTTCTTTGTCATGGTAGCAACGACTATGCTAAGATCATGTGGACAAAAGGAGAGGCTGTTGGGTTCTATTCTGTTAAACCTACAG GAAGTATTTGTAGCTCTTCTCTTACTCAGAGTTATCAGCTGCCAGTGCTAGACACAATGTTTGTAAGAAAGAAACATCGTGGGAAAGACTTTGGGCTAATCATGTTGGAAGACTTTGCGGGTTCCTTTACTGAAGACACTCTTGGCCTACGATACCCACTGTCATCCTTCACGTACATAG CTTGTAAGCACTATCTTGAGAAGTACCCTGGGGATCGTGACCTTCTTTGGGAAGTGGAGGGAGCAGGATGTTGGTTCCAGAGAACACCTATTACCACTGtattgcaaagagaaaagctcAAAATTGCAG CAGAAGtctctcagaaagaaaatacaagtttcCAAGCAGAGGATTATTTTCAACAGTCTGCAGCAGAATCTGAAGCAAGTGGACAAAAGACTGAGCTAGAAACACAGCTAAGA GCTAACTCTCAAAAAGGTAAAGAATCAATAGATGTCCATGCAAGCACATCTGAAG accCTGACATAACTCCCATTTCCATTCAGACACAAAGCAGTCATTTAAAACGTCCCAGGATAGGAAAAAATAGCCAGGAATCTGAACCTGAAACTTCCCaaggaaatgaggaaaatgtTCTTCATGTGTCAGAAAGCAG GCTGGAACTTCCTGCCGACACATTTGAAAGCTCTGAAGACTTAGTAGAAGAACCTGAGGAGAATGCTGTTGAGAATGATGAGGAAATGATTGTTGAAAATGAGGACCGatctgtatcagaaatggagtTACATGCATCACCCCCTGAGAAATGGAGTGAGAAGGAG gAAACTCCATCTGAACCTCTTAATGATGAGGTAACAGAAGAAATTGGTAAGACCTCACTTATGGCTGAAGAGGAAACGGCAAATGAATTTCTAGGTGGTGAATCAAAATTGCAGTCTGAGAGTCAAGGAGAAGAACCCTTAACACTGTTTGTTCCATTAATCCTTGAGTCTCCAGCAAAACCTTCAGAAGATTCTGTATCAGAG gttttaaatgcaaatgattCAGAAGCGCTGACTGAAGAAAGCACATCAGTAGAGAAGGGCACTGAAGACCACCACCAAGAATCTGAAAAGAAGTTGTCATCCActgaaaatgcagctgcttCAGCACCCAAGGAAGAATCCTCTGACAATGGCCTGCCCAACTCTATGGTAATTGAAGTAGCAGAAGaatctgtttctgaaaatatattgcCCAAAACAGCTTCCTCAGTGGAAGATCAAAATGAGGAAGCAGGGCACAACTCTCAGGAGGCCCCTGTTGCTTTGAGTCGGAGCTCTTTGTTAGTGGTTGAACTCGAGGgtgtttcttttcagcagcCTTCTGGTCAGGAAGTACAGAAGAACCAGTTAGAAGAACACATGGAAGAGTCTGCTGAGCAGATGGATCAGTACACACAGACAATGGCAGAGCGGGCTGCTGACAGCAGCTCTGAGGAAGCAGAAATTGAGGTACCCATTGTAGATCGGAGAAACTTGCGAAGAAAAGCCAAAGGTTACAAAGGTCCAcccaagaaaaaaggaaagccggtttaa
- the LOC138683516 gene encoding soluble lamin-associated protein of 75 kDa-like isoform X3, protein MMAFPVDMLNSYSHEDLENSAEDYLSNLRRGDPNCPEFLSLPDHGKVPISLSTVGFVPLYGEEQTHKVLALFAPEDLFTAVALHLADRWWSIDDILRTSVPSREGLQQVKSVGERVVLYVLNRIIYRKQEIERNEIPFLCHGSNDYAKIMWTKGEAVGFYSVKPTGSICSSSLTQSYQLPVLDTMFVRKKHRGKDFGLIMLEDFAGSFTEDTLGLRYPLSSFTYIACKHYLEKYPGDRDLLWEVEGAGCWFQRTPITTVLQREKLKIAEVSQKENTSFQAEDYFQQSAAESEASGQKTELETQLRANSQKGKESIDVHASTSEDPDITPISIQTQSSHLKRPRIGKNSQESEPETSQGNEENVLHVSESRLELPADTFESSEDLVEEPEENAVENDEEMIVENEDRSVSEMELHASPPEKWSEKEETPSEPLNDEVTEEIGKTSLMAEEETANEFLGGESKLQSESQGEEPLTLFVPLILESPAKPSEDSVSEVLNANDSEALTEESTSVEKGTEDHHQESEKKLSSTENAAASAPKEESSDNGLPNSMVIEVAEESVSENILPKTASSVEDQNEEAGHNSQEAPVALSRSSLLVVELEGVSFQQPSGQEVQKNQLEEHMEESAEQMDQYTQTMAERAADSSSEEAEIEVPIVDRRNLRRKAKGYKGPPKKKGKPV, encoded by the exons ATGATGGCATTCCCTGTGGATATGTTGAACAGCTACAGTCATGAGGACTTGGAGAACTCTGCAGAGGACTACTTGTCTAACCTTCGGCGTGGGGATCCAAATTGTCCTGAATTCTTGTCCCTACCAGACCACGGCAAA GTTCCTATTAGCTTGTCAACTGTGGGCTTCGTTCCTCTTTATGGTGAAGAGCAGACACACAAAgttcttgctttgtttgcacCAGAGGACTTGTTCACAG CTGTAGCCCTGCATCTTGCTGACCGGTGGTGGTCAATTGATGACATCTTGAGAACATCTGTCCCTTCTAGAGAGGGGCTTCAGCAG GTGAAGTCTGTTGGAGAGAGGGTGGTTCTCTATGTTCTGAATCGAATTATCTATCGGAaacaagaaatagaaagaaatgaGATCCCATTTCTTTGTCATGGTAGCAACGACTATGCTAAGATCATGTGGACAAAAGGAGAGGCTGTTGGGTTCTATTCTGTTAAACCTACAG GAAGTATTTGTAGCTCTTCTCTTACTCAGAGTTATCAGCTGCCAGTGCTAGACACAATGTTTGTAAGAAAGAAACATCGTGGGAAAGACTTTGGGCTAATCATGTTGGAAGACTTTGCGGGTTCCTTTACTGAAGACACTCTTGGCCTACGATACCCACTGTCATCCTTCACGTACATAG CTTGTAAGCACTATCTTGAGAAGTACCCTGGGGATCGTGACCTTCTTTGGGAAGTGGAGGGAGCAGGATGTTGGTTCCAGAGAACACCTATTACCACTGtattgcaaagagaaaagctcAAAATTGCAG AAGtctctcagaaagaaaatacaagtttcCAAGCAGAGGATTATTTTCAACAGTCTGCAGCAGAATCTGAAGCAAGTGGACAAAAGACTGAGCTAGAAACACAGCTAAGA GCTAACTCTCAAAAAGGTAAAGAATCAATAGATGTCCATGCAAGCACATCTGAAG accCTGACATAACTCCCATTTCCATTCAGACACAAAGCAGTCATTTAAAACGTCCCAGGATAGGAAAAAATAGCCAGGAATCTGAACCTGAAACTTCCCaaggaaatgaggaaaatgtTCTTCATGTGTCAGAAAGCAG GCTGGAACTTCCTGCCGACACATTTGAAAGCTCTGAAGACTTAGTAGAAGAACCTGAGGAGAATGCTGTTGAGAATGATGAGGAAATGATTGTTGAAAATGAGGACCGatctgtatcagaaatggagtTACATGCATCACCCCCTGAGAAATGGAGTGAGAAGGAG gAAACTCCATCTGAACCTCTTAATGATGAGGTAACAGAAGAAATTGGTAAGACCTCACTTATGGCTGAAGAGGAAACGGCAAATGAATTTCTAGGTGGTGAATCAAAATTGCAGTCTGAGAGTCAAGGAGAAGAACCCTTAACACTGTTTGTTCCATTAATCCTTGAGTCTCCAGCAAAACCTTCAGAAGATTCTGTATCAGAG gttttaaatgcaaatgattCAGAAGCGCTGACTGAAGAAAGCACATCAGTAGAGAAGGGCACTGAAGACCACCACCAAGAATCTGAAAAGAAGTTGTCATCCActgaaaatgcagctgcttCAGCACCCAAGGAAGAATCCTCTGACAATGGCCTGCCCAACTCTATGGTAATTGAAGTAGCAGAAGaatctgtttctgaaaatatattgcCCAAAACAGCTTCCTCAGTGGAAGATCAAAATGAGGAAGCAGGGCACAACTCTCAGGAGGCCCCTGTTGCTTTGAGTCGGAGCTCTTTGTTAGTGGTTGAACTCGAGGgtgtttcttttcagcagcCTTCTGGTCAGGAAGTACAGAAGAACCAGTTAGAAGAACACATGGAAGAGTCTGCTGAGCAGATGGATCAGTACACACAGACAATGGCAGAGCGGGCTGCTGACAGCAGCTCTGAGGAAGCAGAAATTGAGGTACCCATTGTAGATCGGAGAAACTTGCGAAGAAAAGCCAAAGGTTACAAAGGTCCAcccaagaaaaaaggaaagccggtttaa
- the LOC138683516 gene encoding soluble lamin-associated protein of 75 kDa-like isoform X4, with translation MMAFPVDMLNSYSHEDLENSAEDYLSNLRRGDPNCPEFLSLPDHGKVPISLSTVGFVPLYGEEQTHKVLALFAPEDLFTAVALHLADRWWSIDDILRTSVPSREGLQQVKSVGERVVLYVLNRIIYRKQEIERNEIPFLCHGSNDYAKIMWTKGEAVGFYSVKPTGSICSSSLTQSYQLPVLDTMFVRKKHRGKDFGLIMLEDFAGSFTEDTLGLRYPLSSFTYIACKHYLEKYPGDRDLLWEVEGAGCWFQRTPITTVLQREKLKIAAEVSQKENTSFQAEDYFQQSAAESEASGQKTELETQLRANSQKGKESIDVHASTSEDPDITPISIQTQSSHLKRPRIGKNSQESEPETSQGNEENVLHVSESRLELPADTFESSEDLVEEPEENAVENDEEMIVENEDRSVSEMELHASPPEKWSEKEETPSEPLNDEVTEEIGKTSLMAEEETANEFLGGESKLQSESQGEEPLTLFVPLILESPAKPSEDSVSEVLNANDSEALTEESTSVEKGTEDHHQESEKKLSSTENAAASAPKEESSDNGLPNSMQPSGQEVQKNQLEEHMEESAEQMDQYTQTMAERAADSSSEEAEIEVPIVDRRNLRRKAKGYKGPPKKKGKPV, from the exons ATGATGGCATTCCCTGTGGATATGTTGAACAGCTACAGTCATGAGGACTTGGAGAACTCTGCAGAGGACTACTTGTCTAACCTTCGGCGTGGGGATCCAAATTGTCCTGAATTCTTGTCCCTACCAGACCACGGCAAA GTTCCTATTAGCTTGTCAACTGTGGGCTTCGTTCCTCTTTATGGTGAAGAGCAGACACACAAAgttcttgctttgtttgcacCAGAGGACTTGTTCACAG CTGTAGCCCTGCATCTTGCTGACCGGTGGTGGTCAATTGATGACATCTTGAGAACATCTGTCCCTTCTAGAGAGGGGCTTCAGCAG GTGAAGTCTGTTGGAGAGAGGGTGGTTCTCTATGTTCTGAATCGAATTATCTATCGGAaacaagaaatagaaagaaatgaGATCCCATTTCTTTGTCATGGTAGCAACGACTATGCTAAGATCATGTGGACAAAAGGAGAGGCTGTTGGGTTCTATTCTGTTAAACCTACAG GAAGTATTTGTAGCTCTTCTCTTACTCAGAGTTATCAGCTGCCAGTGCTAGACACAATGTTTGTAAGAAAGAAACATCGTGGGAAAGACTTTGGGCTAATCATGTTGGAAGACTTTGCGGGTTCCTTTACTGAAGACACTCTTGGCCTACGATACCCACTGTCATCCTTCACGTACATAG CTTGTAAGCACTATCTTGAGAAGTACCCTGGGGATCGTGACCTTCTTTGGGAAGTGGAGGGAGCAGGATGTTGGTTCCAGAGAACACCTATTACCACTGtattgcaaagagaaaagctcAAAATTGCAG CAGAAGtctctcagaaagaaaatacaagtttcCAAGCAGAGGATTATTTTCAACAGTCTGCAGCAGAATCTGAAGCAAGTGGACAAAAGACTGAGCTAGAAACACAGCTAAGA GCTAACTCTCAAAAAGGTAAAGAATCAATAGATGTCCATGCAAGCACATCTGAAG accCTGACATAACTCCCATTTCCATTCAGACACAAAGCAGTCATTTAAAACGTCCCAGGATAGGAAAAAATAGCCAGGAATCTGAACCTGAAACTTCCCaaggaaatgaggaaaatgtTCTTCATGTGTCAGAAAGCAG GCTGGAACTTCCTGCCGACACATTTGAAAGCTCTGAAGACTTAGTAGAAGAACCTGAGGAGAATGCTGTTGAGAATGATGAGGAAATGATTGTTGAAAATGAGGACCGatctgtatcagaaatggagtTACATGCATCACCCCCTGAGAAATGGAGTGAGAAGGAG gAAACTCCATCTGAACCTCTTAATGATGAGGTAACAGAAGAAATTGGTAAGACCTCACTTATGGCTGAAGAGGAAACGGCAAATGAATTTCTAGGTGGTGAATCAAAATTGCAGTCTGAGAGTCAAGGAGAAGAACCCTTAACACTGTTTGTTCCATTAATCCTTGAGTCTCCAGCAAAACCTTCAGAAGATTCTGTATCAGAG gttttaaatgcaaatgattCAGAAGCGCTGACTGAAGAAAGCACATCAGTAGAGAAGGGCACTGAAGACCACCACCAAGAATCTGAAAAGAAGTTGTCATCCActgaaaatgcagctgcttCAGCACCCAAGGAAGAATCCTCTGACAATGGCCTGCCCAACTCTATG cagcCTTCTGGTCAGGAAGTACAGAAGAACCAGTTAGAAGAACACATGGAAGAGTCTGCTGAGCAGATGGATCAGTACACACAGACAATGGCAGAGCGGGCTGCTGACAGCAGCTCTGAGGAAGCAGAAATTGAGGTACCCATTGTAGATCGGAGAAACTTGCGAAGAAAAGCCAAAGGTTACAAAGGTCCAcccaagaaaaaaggaaagccggtttaa